Part of the Zingiber officinale cultivar Zhangliang chromosome 6A, Zo_v1.1, whole genome shotgun sequence genome, CCTGAGCAAATAAGAAGAGACTGACTGCACTTGATTTCCTTCAACCATGCTTTCTCTTAGAATACTGTGATTGGATAAAATAACTACACTTGATTTGCTATCCAATCTATTACATGAATACACAAATTTTAATAGTCCTTTTTGTTCTGATATCTGAATTTAGTTTAGTGAAAATCAACAGTGGTTCCTTGAACTGTTTACGTCATTATGAACATTACTGAGCCATGCTTTCCAAACCATTTGAAGTTGGCTATGTGGATCAAATGTGTCTATTGAACTCTATACGATGTCACATTGCAAATTATATTCCATTCAAGTAGTTCTTGAATGGCGTCGTTATTCTATATTTACGTCATTATCCACGTCATTGGTCTATGTTTTCTCAGTTATTGATCTTATGGAACTCCATGCAATATTATATCACAATTTCTTTGAATGATGTTGCTATTCTATATTGATTGAGCTATCAATCGTGTTCACTTGATTACACTTATTTTCACTAACTTTCTATTTGCCAATAAAAAGGTTCCTGAGACTCTGTCTGAAGAAGTTATCGGAAAGATGGGAGCACCTCCTAAGAGTGATGTGCCGATCATCCAACCAAACGATCTTGCTGAAGCAGACGGAATTCTGCTTGGCTTCCCGACTAGGTTCGGGATGATGGCTGCTCAATTCAAAGCTTTCATCGACGCCACAGGAGGACTCTGGAGATCTCAGGCTCTAGCCGGCAAGCCTGCAGGAATTTTCTATAGCACTGGATCACAAGGCGGTGGACAAGAGACTACTCCGTAAGTTCAATATACCTTCGGTACATTCATCGTTAGATCTTGAGAATCTTGTAACATTGATTTTCCACCGTGTTTCATTCTCTGCAGATTGACGGCCATAACTCAGTTGGCTCATCATGGGATGATCTTCGTCCCAATTGGGTACACTTTCGGCGCTGGCATGTTTGAGATGGCCGACGTGAAGGGCGGCAGCCCTTACGGCGCTGGCACATATGCTGGAGACGGCTCGAGGAACCCGTCCCAGCTTGAGCTGGAACAGGCTTTCCACCAAGGCAAGTACTTCGCCACCATTGCCAAGAAGCTCAAAGCTTCCTCCTGAtcaaacccccccccccttcctttttttttaatatttcccCATTGATGAAATGGTGTTGGCTTCACGAATAAAGCATTTTAGGTTTTGTTATTATTGCTGATAGAACATTTATGCAGTGTATTGCTTTACTTTGTTATTTGGTATGGATTCCGGTGGTTATTTCTGTTACACCTTGGCCAAATCTTGTGCGCAACACTGATTTTATGGAAATGGCACGTTCGGTCTAGTCGAACTAGATCAGTCTTTCATGTTGAGAAAACAACACCTGAATTCCAATTccttcatttttaaaaaaaaaaatacaagaaggCTTTAAAATAACTGATATAAAGGATAATCGCCAacaaaattacatttttttttcattcattccGATAAAGAATTTAATTGCATGAGCAACTTACGTTAACAGGAGAAGGAAAAAACAAAGATCGCAGGGGCACACGGCTTTACCCTGCGAAAGactcgattttattttttttagtcgtCATCTCCGGGAGCAGCCTTCGAGGAGCCCCCGGTCTTCTTCGGAAGGAGTAGATTGTGGATGTTAGGCATGACGCCGCCGCTGGCGATCGTGACCTCGCCCAAAAGCTTGGACAGCTCCTCGTCGTTCCTCACTGCGAGCTGGATGTGTCTCGGGACGATCCTGGACTTCTTGTTGTCCCTCGCTGCGTTCCCGGCGAGCTCCAGAACCTGTTCCGACAGTCGAGAAAGATTGAGGCGAAATACAGCGAGAGAGGCGACGAATAGACTCGAGAAACCTAATTCGGATAGAGAATCATCCAACAACATAAATTAAGAATAGATCGAAGCTTTTTGCCCCAAATCAACACAGAAATCGTCCAAAAATGATGATTTCTATATATATAGAATGGAGAAAAgatgcacaaaaaaaaaaaacgaaattTCCCCAATAGCCGACGTTAGGTTGGCATCATAAGAAAAATTTAGAGACCTTTGCCCTAGATCAGGATAGAGAAATCATCCAAAAACCAAAAATCCCACTAGAGGAcgttaaattgaaaaaaaaaataaaaataaaaatagaagaacCCGCAGAATTTAGCCCCAAACCAAAAGCCGACCACCAAATCAAAATAAGCGAGCTCAGATCCATACCTCAGCGGCGAGGTACTCGAGCACGGCGGCAAGGTAGACTGGGGCACCAGCACCTACGCGCTCGGCGTACTTTCCGGCCTTGAGGAACCGGGCGATCCTGCCGACGGGGAACTGGAGACCGGCCTTGCTGCTCCTCGATGTGGCCTTCTTCGCTGCGGCGGATCCTACCGCTTTCCCCCTCCCGGCCATATCGAAACAACGAGAATTGGTCTAGATGATCGTTGAAGAAAATTAGGGATTTAGTAGCGGAGAAGCAGCTGTGTCTATAGCAGCGATGGAAGTGTGCTAAAGCGGTGAGCTTCGTTTCATATTTAAAGCAGATGATGATGGATGACCATTGGTTAAAATGGTTGGCACACGGATCGGTATTCGCATCCGTTCGATAGAAATTGATCGGGCGGTAAATCTTGCGCTACGGGATGCTTAACTTTTTTATTTCATTCTCtaatcgatatatatatatatatatatatatatatatatatatatatatatttctatcgGGCGGTAAATCTTGCGCTACGGGATGCTTAACTTTTTTATTTCATTCTCtaatcgatatatatatatatatatatatatatatatatatatatatatatatatatatatatatatatataccatgccccccaaaaaaataataatcgaattgatttgattttttttaacttaatactCTACTTAActtttaaatcttaaaataaaattttacttacataactaaaaaattaaaaaatatataaaaaataaaaataaataaattcacatTATGTGTGGATGAGTCCACACGGACTCCTCCATAGCAAAACATAAATATgtgtatatataatttaaaattttttatctctCTCATCTATATGCAcaactctcttctctttcctatatATAAGATATGTTGGTTTGTAGGAATAAGATAGTGATGATTTGTACAAACCAATACCGCCATGGTACTGATTTATAACTTTAGTATTAGTTTCTACAAACTAACACCAAATAGTGCATCAATATTACAAACCAACACTAGTGTTGGTTTATAGAAATCATAAAATCAGAATCAAAATGGTATTGATTTCTACAAACTAACATTAGTGTTGGTTTGTAGCCTTGGTGCACCATTTAGTGTTGATTTCTACAAACCAACACAAAGGTAATGTTGGTGGTACACCACTTGGTGCAATCTTAGTGCACCACTTAGTGCTAGTTTCTACAAATTAGCACTACAAAAATAAACACCAATGTAGTGTTGGTTTCTACAAATCAacatctgatcctgtccgagcgttaagtcgacggacgctggggacgtggcacgctccgctgtctctgactggtggtgtagatctccggcgaacctgcaaagaagccgagccgggaggggtttcccggtgacagccctccgatgctcaagtcaggcaacgagagaatcaacgtaactgtggctacagtaaggATTTGcccataccttcgtcgacgtctgggggtcc contains:
- the LOC121997511 gene encoding NAD(P)H dehydrogenase (quinone) FQR1-like isoform X1, encoding MATKIYIVYYSMYGHVAKLAEEIQKGVNSVEGVEVKLWQVPETLSEEVIGKMGAPPKSDVPIIQPNDLAEADGILLGFPTRFGMMAAQFKAFIDATGGLWRSQALAGKPAGIFYSTGSQGGGQETTPLTAITQLAHHGMIFVPIGYTFGAGMFEMADVKGGSPYGAGTYAGDGSRNPSQLELEQAFHQGKYFATIAKKLKASS
- the LOC121997512 gene encoding probable histone H2A.2, giving the protein MAGRGKAVGSAAAKKATSRSSKAGLQFPVGRIARFLKAGKYAERVGAGAPVYLAAVLEYLAAEVLELAGNAARDNKKSRIVPRHIQLAVRNDEELSKLLGEVTIASGGVMPNIHNLLLPKKTGGSSKAAPGDDD
- the LOC121997511 gene encoding NAD(P)H dehydrogenase (quinone) FQR1-like isoform X2 is translated as MYGHVAKLAEEIQKGVNSVEGVEVKLWQVPETLSEEVIGKMGAPPKSDVPIIQPNDLAEADGILLGFPTRFGMMAAQFKAFIDATGGLWRSQALAGKPAGIFYSTGSQGGGQETTPLTAITQLAHHGMIFVPIGYTFGAGMFEMADVKGGSPYGAGTYAGDGSRNPSQLELEQAFHQGKYFATIAKKLKASS